In the Oligoflexia bacterium genome, one interval contains:
- a CDS encoding ABC transporter ATP-binding protein: MSDALLEAKDVTIKFGGLVAVSNFQLNLQKGELVGLIGPNGAGKTTVFNMLTGVYQPTSGEIKFAGLPIKGEKPFELSKRGISRTFQNIRLFKALSVLDNLRIAAHQHTTYSMIEALLISKRMEREEKEGIERSLELLKIFNLQDRANELAGSLPYGQQRRLEILRALATNPKVVMLDEPAAGMNHSETHSLMETIAEIRKKFGVTILLIEHDMKLVMGICERIIVLDHGVIICEGNPLKIQKDPKVIEAYLGSAAVEAHA, translated from the coding sequence ATGTCAGACGCTCTACTTGAAGCAAAAGACGTAACAATTAAGTTTGGTGGTCTTGTGGCCGTTTCAAACTTTCAACTTAATTTACAAAAAGGTGAACTGGTTGGCCTTATTGGCCCCAACGGCGCTGGCAAGACCACTGTTTTTAATATGCTCACTGGGGTTTACCAACCCACAAGCGGAGAAATTAAATTCGCTGGCCTTCCTATCAAAGGTGAAAAACCTTTTGAACTTTCAAAACGAGGCATTTCTCGTACATTTCAAAATATCAGGCTTTTTAAAGCACTTTCAGTATTAGATAATCTGCGCATCGCCGCTCATCAACACACAACTTACTCAATGATTGAAGCTCTTTTGATTTCAAAGCGTATGGAGCGAGAAGAAAAAGAAGGCATTGAGCGCTCCCTAGAATTATTAAAAATATTTAATCTACAAGACAGAGCCAATGAATTAGCAGGATCACTTCCCTATGGGCAACAAAGGCGCCTTGAAATTTTACGAGCCCTTGCCACTAACCCCAAGGTTGTCATGCTTGATGAGCCTGCAGCAGGTATGAATCACAGCGAAACCCATTCATTAATGGAAACTATCGCTGAGATTAGAAAAAAATTCGGCGTTACAATTTTATTAATTGAACACGACATGAAACTTGTTATGGGAATTTGCGAACGTATTATTGTACTTGATCACGGTGTGATTATTTGTGAAGGCAACCCACTGAAAATTCAAAAAGATCCAAAAGTTATCGAAGCTTATTTGGGTTCTGCTGCGGTGGAGGCTCACGCATGA
- a CDS encoding ABC transporter ATP-binding protein, with translation MSESVLSVKNIRVKYGNIEALKGVSFEVNKGEIISLIGANGAGKSTTLRTISGLLKPVSGEILFEGKPIHGMKAHEIVRLGLLQSPEGRGIFANLTVLENLEMGAYTRKDSKAEINKDLEYVYSLFPRVKERLKQQAGTLSGGEQQMLAMSRALMGKPKLLLLDEPSLGLAPQIVDTIFNIIRKINKEGTTILLVEQNAHQALNVSHRGYVVETGEIVLTGPGKELLTNSKVREAYLGG, from the coding sequence ATGAGTGAGTCTGTACTTTCCGTTAAAAATATTCGCGTAAAATACGGAAACATCGAAGCCCTTAAGGGTGTAAGTTTTGAAGTCAATAAAGGTGAAATTATTTCTCTTATCGGCGCCAATGGTGCAGGCAAAAGCACAACACTAAGAACCATCAGTGGTCTTTTAAAACCCGTTTCTGGTGAAATTCTTTTTGAAGGAAAACCCATTCACGGCATGAAAGCCCATGAAATTGTACGACTCGGGCTTTTGCAATCTCCCGAAGGTAGAGGAATTTTTGCGAACTTGACGGTACTTGAAAATCTAGAGATGGGTGCTTACACACGTAAAGATTCAAAAGCTGAAATTAATAAAGACCTCGAATATGTTTACTCACTGTTTCCGCGTGTTAAAGAACGTTTAAAGCAACAAGCCGGAACACTTTCTGGCGGTGAACAACAGATGCTCGCAATGTCTAGAGCACTTATGGGAAAGCCTAAACTTTTATTGCTCGATGAGCCCAGCCTTGGTTTAGCACCACAAATCGTTGATACAATTTTTAATATCATTAGAAAGATCAATAAAGAGGGCACAACGATTTTACTCGTTGAACAAAACGCCCATCAGGCACTCAATGTTTCACACCGTGGTTATGTTGTTGAGACAGGTGAAATTGTACTCACCGGGCCTGGCAAAGAACTTCTCACCAATTCAAAAGTACGCGAAGCCTATTTGGGCGGCTGA
- a CDS encoding branched-chain amino acid ABC transporter permease, whose translation MEEFFQHIINGISLGMIYALIALGYTMVYGILQLINFAHSDVYMIGAFTGFYSARWLNVSNSPSYTNFFTILFIAMAACGALGFFIERLAYRPLRNAPKLNALITAIGVSLLLEYSGQIIFGATPQLFPNILEDSVVFQWGEVSINKFDATIFMTTCGLMLLLRYIIHSTKLGKAMRATSYNGAWASLMGIPVDRIISMTFVIGSALAAAGGILVGMKYPKIEPLMGIMIGLKAFVAAVLGGIGNITGAVLGALIMGLAEEFVVGYGASTYRDALAFGILIVILIFRPAGLLGKFSVEKV comes from the coding sequence TTGGAAGAGTTTTTTCAGCACATAATCAATGGCATAAGTTTAGGCATGATTTACGCCCTCATCGCTCTGGGTTACACCATGGTGTACGGGATTTTACAGCTCATTAACTTTGCTCATTCAGACGTTTACATGATCGGCGCGTTTACGGGCTTTTATTCCGCGCGCTGGTTAAACGTTAGTAATAGCCCCAGCTATACGAACTTCTTTACCATTTTATTTATTGCGATGGCCGCATGTGGTGCACTTGGTTTTTTCATCGAGCGCCTTGCTTATAGACCATTAAGAAATGCCCCCAAATTAAATGCACTTATTACTGCAATAGGTGTGAGTTTACTTTTAGAATACTCAGGGCAAATTATTTTTGGAGCTACTCCGCAATTATTTCCAAATATTTTAGAAGACTCTGTTGTGTTTCAATGGGGCGAAGTGAGTATCAATAAATTTGATGCTACTATTTTCATGACCACCTGCGGTTTGATGTTGTTACTTCGATATATTATTCACAGCACAAAATTAGGCAAAGCCATGAGAGCCACTAGTTACAATGGCGCTTGGGCAAGTCTCATGGGTATTCCCGTTGATCGCATTATCAGCATGACATTTGTCATCGGTTCAGCTCTCGCAGCAGCTGGCGGAATTCTAGTTGGAATGAAATACCCGAAGATTGAACCATTAATGGGAATCATGATTGGTTTAAAAGCATTCGTTGCCGCAGTACTTGGCGGAATCGGAAATATTACGGGCGCTGTACTTGGTGCACTTATCATGGGTTTAGCTGAAGAATTTGTTGTCGGTTACGGAGCATCGACTTATCGAGATGCTCTGGCCTTTGGAATATTGATAGTCATTTTGATTTTTAGACCAGCAGGCCTTTTAGGCAAATTTTCTGTGGAGAAAGTTTAA
- a CDS encoding DUF4382 domain-containing protein, producing MYKRKYNNRLVLIARMFGLISAIGFAVACNSGSNNGGSLASGDKAYAYTPSTLRITLTDKPLDDASSVNINIKHVELFVQKGSLQGRLIIAENLGFVDLLKLRNGILKAMGDLKLPDGVTFHQMRLVLADGNNVVMNNGSVCQMKTPSAQTSGVKILFNPAFTTEAGYSYAITLDFDADDSVVLQGNGGCLLKPVIKVKSATRAPIPPPATLPTPEVSYPDTTQEQPLPTTGTSDGTYTDNQTPQDPVIIVPEDLFNAP from the coding sequence ATGTATAAGCGTAAGTACAATAATAGGTTAGTTCTTATTGCGCGTATGTTCGGACTTATTTCTGCAATTGGTTTTGCAGTCGCATGTAATTCTGGCTCCAATAATGGTGGCTCTCTCGCTTCTGGCGATAAAGCCTACGCCTACACTCCCTCAACACTGAGAATTACATTAACTGATAAACCCCTTGATGACGCTTCATCAGTAAATATTAATATAAAACACGTAGAACTTTTTGTACAAAAAGGAAGTCTTCAAGGCCGATTGATCATTGCAGAAAATCTAGGTTTTGTAGATTTGCTGAAGTTAAGAAACGGTATTTTAAAAGCAATGGGAGATTTAAAACTCCCCGATGGTGTTACCTTTCATCAAATGAGACTTGTTCTCGCAGATGGAAATAACGTCGTCATGAATAATGGTTCTGTTTGTCAGATGAAAACACCAAGTGCACAAACTTCTGGTGTGAAGATATTATTTAATCCTGCATTCACAACTGAGGCTGGGTATTCTTATGCCATCACTCTTGATTTTGACGCTGACGATTCAGTAGTGCTTCAAGGTAATGGTGGTTGCCTGTTAAAACCCGTCATCAAAGTAAAATCAGCAACGCGTGCACCAATTCCCCCTCCCGCAACTTTGCCAACACCTGAGGTGAGTTATCCTGACACTACTCAAGAACAACCACTCCCCACCACTGGCACAAGTGATGGCACTTACACAGATAATCAAACACCACAGGATCCCGTTATTATTGTGCCTGAGGATTTATTTAATGCTCCTTAA
- a CDS encoding branched-chain amino acid ABC transporter permease, whose protein sequence is MLNIKRSLIMPALVFALIYACDFIFPSLMNPYLQAMVIYCGINIILAVSLNLVNGFTGQFSIGHAGFMAAGAYLSAWLTMTFPGWAGPFTEINFFCNTIAGGLLAAAAGYIVGLPSLRLKGDYLAIVTLGFGEIIRVVLLNVEAVGGARGMYGIPKSVGFFGTMAWVFITCLTVVRLMKSTHGRAFLSVREDEIAAEAMGIDTTKYKVKAFVISSFFAGIAGSIFAHYLSYLNPSSFGFMKSIDVVVMVVLGGMGSISGSVVAAIIITLLPEALRPLQEITRIDFRMVIYSLTLIILMLTKPQGLFGSLEISDLWKKYVRRST, encoded by the coding sequence ATGTTAAACATTAAACGCTCTCTTATTATGCCAGCCCTTGTTTTTGCACTTATTTATGCTTGTGATTTTATATTTCCAAGTCTGATGAACCCCTACCTACAAGCCATGGTTATTTATTGCGGTATAAATATCATTTTAGCTGTGAGCTTAAATTTGGTGAATGGTTTTACAGGTCAGTTTTCTATTGGTCATGCTGGCTTTATGGCAGCAGGTGCTTATTTAAGCGCATGGCTCACAATGACTTTCCCTGGATGGGCAGGCCCGTTCACAGAAATTAATTTCTTTTGTAACACCATTGCTGGCGGACTACTCGCTGCTGCTGCCGGGTACATCGTTGGGCTTCCGAGCTTACGCTTAAAAGGTGATTATCTTGCGATTGTGACATTGGGTTTTGGAGAAATTATTCGTGTCGTACTTTTAAACGTAGAAGCAGTTGGTGGCGCACGTGGGATGTATGGCATTCCAAAGTCAGTTGGTTTTTTTGGAACCATGGCTTGGGTGTTTATTACTTGTCTCACAGTAGTCAGACTTATGAAATCTACACATGGGCGCGCTTTTTTAAGTGTTCGTGAAGATGAAATCGCTGCTGAAGCAATGGGTATCGACACAACAAAATATAAAGTAAAAGCATTTGTAATTAGCTCATTCTTTGCCGGAATCGCCGGTTCTATCTTTGCTCATTATCTTTCATATTTAAATCCAAGTTCATTTGGTTTTATGAAGAGCATTGACGTTGTTGTAATGGTCGTACTTGGCGGCATGGGTAGCATTAGTGGAAGTGTTGTTGCCGCAATTATCATTACACTGCTACCTGAAGCTTTAAGACCTCTTCAAGAAATCACACGTATTGATTTTCGAATGGTCATCTACTCATTGACCCTCATTATTCTCATGCTGACCAAACCTCAGGGTTTATTTGGTAGCTTAGAAATTTCAGATTTATGGAAGAAATATGTCAGACGCTCTACTTGA